Proteins encoded in a region of the Desulfobotulus mexicanus genome:
- the ppdK gene encoding pyruvate, phosphate dikinase — MTTYVYSFGNGAADGDATQAELLGGKGANLAEMAQLGLPVPAGFTLSTDCCNDFLSSGGNYPGKLREQVQAALATVEGIMGMKFGDTENPLLVSCRSGARQSMPGMMETVLNVGLCPATIPGLIKKTGNERFVYDAYRRLIMMYADVVMEKAEGVEPIDDMGIRSQLDRIMEDLKEEKNYINDTDIPAEDLKNLCDTFKKTVREVLGVDFPDKPEDQLWGAIGAVFKSWNGRRAISYRRIEGIPDQWGTACTVQSMVFGNMGATSATGVAFTRNPANGENRFYGEWLPDAQGEDVVAGTRTPNPLNKDTKNDQNEHLPSLEEEMPEVYAQLYEIRNNLEKHYRDMLDIEFTIQEKRLYMLQCRVGKRTGPAALNMAMDMLEEKMITEKECVMRVKPSQLDELLHPIVDPAHEKTSTVIAKGLPAGPGGAFGQIVFTAKDAVEWHKSGKQVILVREETNPEDVEGMRAAEGILTARGGMTSHAALVARGWGKCCIVGAAMIKLDFKAKEMRIGGKVYKEGDVVTLNGSKGLVYEGALKMVDATENPRFKAFMTIVDKYRTMGVRTNADSPQDTLVSLEYGAEGIGLFRTEHMFYGGDSEEPLFLLRKMILSDTEDERRQALEELFPFMKRDIQATLETMDGMPVTIRLLDPPLHEFVPHGRIHQEELAKALDIEVDDVVRRGEELQESNPMMGHRGVRLGITYPEITEMQVRAILEAAAELIRQGKNPLPEIMVPVTCDVKELIFAKAITDRVYADILKTFSLDSIDYKYGTMIEIPRAALMADKMAECADFFSFGTNDLTQMTFGFSRDDTGGFMADYLDKGIIDADPFQTIDQDGVGQLIQYSVERGRKTRPDLKIGICGEQGGDPASVAFCYANNLTYVSCSPFRLPIARLSAAQAALKAESK, encoded by the coding sequence ATGACCACCTACGTTTACAGCTTCGGTAATGGAGCGGCAGATGGCGATGCAACCCAGGCCGAACTTCTCGGAGGAAAAGGTGCAAACCTTGCAGAGATGGCCCAGCTTGGCCTTCCCGTTCCCGCAGGTTTTACCTTAAGTACAGACTGCTGCAATGATTTTCTTTCTTCCGGTGGAAACTATCCCGGAAAACTGCGGGAGCAGGTTCAGGCAGCCCTTGCCACCGTGGAAGGTATTATGGGTATGAAATTTGGAGACACGGAAAATCCCCTCCTGGTTTCCTGTCGTTCCGGTGCCCGCCAGTCAATGCCCGGCATGATGGAAACAGTACTTAATGTGGGTCTTTGCCCTGCCACCATTCCTGGCCTGATCAAAAAAACGGGTAATGAGCGTTTTGTCTATGATGCCTACCGCCGCCTTATCATGATGTATGCAGACGTGGTCATGGAAAAAGCCGAGGGTGTTGAACCCATAGATGACATGGGTATACGCAGCCAGCTTGACCGGATCATGGAAGATCTCAAAGAAGAAAAAAACTACATCAATGACACGGACATCCCTGCCGAAGACCTCAAAAACCTCTGTGACACCTTTAAAAAAACCGTCCGTGAAGTACTGGGCGTGGATTTTCCCGACAAACCCGAGGATCAGCTTTGGGGAGCCATTGGTGCTGTTTTCAAAAGCTGGAACGGCCGCCGTGCCATCTCCTACCGCCGCATTGAAGGCATTCCTGATCAATGGGGTACGGCCTGTACGGTGCAGAGCATGGTTTTTGGCAATATGGGAGCCACATCCGCCACAGGAGTTGCCTTTACCCGGAACCCCGCCAACGGAGAAAACCGCTTTTACGGAGAATGGCTCCCCGATGCCCAGGGAGAAGACGTTGTTGCCGGAACCCGTACACCAAACCCATTGAACAAAGATACCAAAAATGATCAGAATGAGCATCTTCCTTCCCTTGAGGAAGAAATGCCCGAGGTATATGCTCAGCTCTATGAAATCCGAAATAATCTTGAAAAGCACTACCGGGATATGCTGGACATTGAGTTCACCATACAGGAAAAACGCCTCTACATGCTTCAGTGCCGGGTGGGTAAAAGAACAGGTCCTGCAGCTCTGAACATGGCCATGGACATGCTGGAAGAAAAAATGATCACGGAAAAAGAATGCGTGATGCGGGTCAAACCCTCCCAGCTCGATGAACTGCTTCACCCCATTGTAGATCCTGCCCACGAAAAAACTTCCACCGTCATTGCCAAAGGCCTTCCTGCAGGTCCGGGCGGTGCCTTCGGTCAGATTGTCTTTACTGCAAAAGATGCCGTGGAATGGCATAAAAGCGGTAAGCAGGTAATCCTTGTACGCGAAGAAACCAACCCCGAAGACGTGGAAGGAATGCGTGCTGCAGAAGGTATTCTCACAGCCCGCGGGGGTATGACCAGTCATGCTGCCCTTGTGGCCAGAGGCTGGGGCAAATGCTGTATTGTTGGTGCCGCCATGATCAAACTGGATTTCAAAGCCAAAGAAATGCGCATTGGTGGTAAAGTATACAAAGAAGGTGATGTGGTTACCCTGAACGGCTCCAAAGGGCTTGTGTATGAAGGTGCCCTTAAAATGGTGGACGCCACGGAAAATCCCCGGTTCAAGGCTTTCATGACCATTGTGGACAAGTACAGAACAATGGGTGTACGCACCAATGCGGACAGCCCTCAGGATACTCTGGTTTCTCTGGAGTACGGCGCCGAAGGCATCGGGCTTTTCAGAACCGAACATATGTTCTACGGTGGTGATTCCGAAGAACCACTTTTCCTTCTGCGTAAGATGATCCTCAGCGATACTGAAGATGAGCGCCGCCAAGCCCTGGAAGAGCTGTTCCCCTTCATGAAGCGGGACATTCAGGCCACCCTGGAAACCATGGACGGAATGCCAGTCACCATTCGTCTGCTGGACCCCCCGCTGCACGAATTTGTTCCCCATGGAAGAATCCATCAGGAAGAACTGGCCAAAGCCCTTGATATTGAAGTTGATGATGTGGTCCGAAGGGGCGAAGAACTCCAGGAAAGCAACCCCATGATGGGACACCGCGGAGTACGTCTGGGGATCACCTATCCCGAAATCACGGAAATGCAGGTCCGGGCCATTCTGGAAGCCGCAGCTGAACTGATCCGTCAGGGAAAAAATCCCCTTCCTGAAATCATGGTTCCTGTAACCTGTGATGTGAAAGAACTGATCTTTGCCAAAGCAATTACGGACAGAGTCTATGCTGATATCCTGAAAACATTCAGCCTGGATTCCATTGATTATAAATATGGCACCATGATAGAAATTCCAAGGGCCGCCCTTATGGCCGATAAAATGGCAGAGTGTGCTGACTTCTTCTCCTTTGGAACCAACGATCTTACCCAGATGACCTTTGGATTCAGCCGGGATGATACCGGTGGTTTCATGGCAGATTATCTGGACAAAGGAATCATAGATGCCGATCCTTTCCAGACCATTGACCAGGATGGTGTCGGTCAGCTGATCCAGTATTCCGTAGAGCGGGGCCGGAAGACAAGGCCTGACCTTAAAATAGGTATCTGTGGAGAGCAGGGCGGTGATCCCGCATCCGTTGCCTTCTGCTATGCCAACAATCTGACCTACGTCAGCTGTTCACCCTTCCGTCTTCCCATTGCACGGCTTTCCGCAGCACAGGCTGCTTTAAAAGCTGAAAGCAAGTAA
- a CDS encoding YggS family pyridoxal phosphate-dependent enzyme: MSITHRLQDIKKRMEKSCLSCGRNPDSANLVAVSKTKGESLIREAFEAGQILFGENYVQEATTKAENLAELPISWHFIGHLQRNKARFVVRYFDLIHSVDSLRLAEEIHKQSEKQSKTQNILIQIHLGGEESKAGIPPEDLPELLRNIAGLKHVCVQGLMAIPPPVENAEENRIHFKTLRELMEENNARNILPSPMTILSMGMSDDFEVAIEEGATLIRIGTAIFGTRS, from the coding sequence GTGAGCATCACCCATAGACTGCAGGACATTAAAAAGCGTATGGAAAAAAGCTGCCTGTCATGCGGGAGAAATCCTGACAGTGCAAATCTTGTTGCGGTCAGCAAAACCAAAGGGGAATCCCTTATCCGGGAGGCCTTTGAAGCAGGCCAGATTCTTTTCGGAGAAAACTATGTGCAGGAAGCCACAACAAAGGCAGAAAACCTCGCAGAGCTCCCCATATCCTGGCATTTTATCGGACATCTGCAGCGTAACAAGGCCCGCTTTGTGGTCCGTTATTTTGATCTCATCCACTCCGTTGACTCCCTGCGCCTTGCGGAAGAAATCCATAAGCAATCAGAAAAGCAATCAAAAACACAAAACATTCTGATCCAGATTCATCTGGGTGGAGAAGAGAGCAAAGCTGGCATTCCTCCAGAAGACCTGCCGGAACTTCTCCGGAACATTGCAGGACTAAAGCATGTATGTGTTCAGGGACTTATGGCCATTCCTCCACCCGTAGAAAATGCGGAAGAAAACCGCATCCACTTTAAAACCCTCCGGGAGCTCATGGAAGAAAATAACGCCAGAAATATTCTGCCTTCGCCCATGACCATTCTTTCCATGGGAATGAGTGATGATTTTGAAGTGGCCATCGAAGAAGGTGCCACACTCATACGCATCGGAACCGCAATTTTTGGTACAAGATCTTAA
- a CDS encoding Maf family protein, with protein sequence MHKVKNSSLLILASASPRRKELLSNTGMQFAIICSQLDEESIQADTPENLATAIASAKAREVSALYPENWVLAADTLVVKGNNILGKPGKASEAASMLRMLSGCTHQVITGVCLMNRLKEKTISYAVTTDVVFKQLSDREISWYTADSEPYDKAGGYAIQGLAAHFIRSIKGSYTNVVGLPICEVMETLAQEGISPEYQD encoded by the coding sequence ATGCACAAGGTAAAAAATTCATCCCTGCTCATCCTTGCCTCCGCCTCTCCGAGGCGAAAGGAACTGCTTTCCAATACAGGTATGCAATTCGCTATTATCTGCAGTCAGCTTGACGAAGAAAGCATTCAGGCAGACACCCCTGAAAATCTTGCCACAGCCATTGCATCAGCCAAAGCCCGCGAGGTATCTGCTCTTTACCCTGAAAACTGGGTTCTTGCCGCCGACACCCTTGTGGTGAAAGGAAATAATATTCTGGGCAAACCCGGCAAGGCCTCTGAAGCCGCATCCATGCTTCGTATGCTCAGCGGCTGTACCCACCAGGTCATAACCGGCGTCTGCCTGATGAACAGGCTCAAGGAAAAGACTATTTCCTACGCCGTCACAACGGATGTGGTTTTCAAGCAGCTTTCGGACAGGGAGATTTCATGGTATACAGCAGATTCTGAGCCCTATGATAAAGCAGGGGGCTACGCCATACAGGGGCTGGCTGCCCATTTCATAAGAAGTATCAAGGGCTCATATACCAATGTTGTGGGCCTGCCAATCTGTGAGGTCATGGAAACCCTTGCTCAGGAAGGCATCAGCCCAGAATACCAGGATTAA
- a CDS encoding ABC-F family ATP-binding cassette domain-containing protein: MIQIDHLKKSYGSQDIFDGVGFKINSRERIGLVGRNGHGKTTLLRILSGEELPDEGQILMPKNYRIGYVSQHLSFSESSILDEVASGLPAEEKDAVWKAEKILAGLGFSEKDMASSPDVFSGGFQIRVHLAKVIVSEPDLLLLDEPTNYLDITSIRWMERFLSAWPRELLLITHDRSFMDKVVTHVVGIHRKRIRKVAGDTEKYYMQMAQEEEVYEKTRVNDEKRRREMEQFIRRFRAKARLAGMVQSRVKALGKMEKKDKLENIKDLEFSFPYLSYKGKNMLQASGISFGYGSQPPLIQNFSLTLSAGERVCIVGKNGKGKTTLLQLLAQIAEPSEGKISLNPGIETGIYEQTHISRLHPERSVEEEIQAAHGDCERQMARNICGAMMFEGDQALKPIRILSGGEKSRVMLGRLLIKPHNLLFLDEPTNHLDMNSCDALLEAIDAFEGTVVMVTHNEMFLHALADRLVVFKENGPVVFDGGYGDFLQNEGWDEENEEQGSMGKSSVVSSAVSGAEKNTPSRKDLRKMRSEIIQQKSLLLKPVEKKMALLEKDIEISEEKLQNLTLEMQDLALTGDGLKMATVAKEIGLLQSKIDTLYLTLEEETISYETIKADFDLKIANLDLCTA; the protein is encoded by the coding sequence ATGATACAGATTGATCATCTTAAGAAAAGTTACGGCAGCCAGGATATTTTTGATGGAGTGGGTTTTAAGATCAACAGCAGGGAGCGGATTGGTCTTGTGGGCCGCAACGGTCATGGAAAAACAACGTTGCTGCGGATTCTGTCCGGAGAAGAGCTGCCCGATGAAGGGCAGATCCTTATGCCGAAAAATTACCGTATAGGCTATGTGAGTCAGCATTTATCATTTTCAGAGTCAAGCATACTGGATGAAGTGGCTTCAGGTCTGCCAGCAGAAGAGAAGGATGCTGTGTGGAAAGCAGAGAAAATTCTTGCAGGACTTGGTTTTTCAGAAAAGGATATGGCTTCTTCACCGGATGTGTTTTCCGGTGGATTTCAGATCCGGGTGCACCTTGCAAAGGTTATTGTTTCAGAACCGGATCTTCTTCTTCTGGATGAGCCCACCAACTATCTTGACATTACTTCCATTCGCTGGATGGAGCGCTTCCTTTCCGCCTGGCCCAGAGAGCTTCTTCTGATTACCCATGACAGAAGTTTTATGGATAAGGTTGTTACCCATGTGGTGGGTATTCACAGGAAACGTATCCGTAAGGTGGCAGGAGATACGGAAAAATATTATATGCAGATGGCCCAGGAAGAAGAGGTTTATGAAAAGACACGGGTCAACGATGAGAAACGCCGCAGAGAAATGGAGCAGTTTATCCGCAGATTCAGGGCTAAGGCCAGGCTGGCGGGTATGGTACAGTCCAGGGTTAAGGCGCTGGGCAAAATGGAAAAGAAAGACAAGCTGGAAAATATCAAGGATCTGGAATTCAGTTTTCCCTACCTGTCTTATAAGGGAAAGAACATGCTTCAGGCCAGCGGAATTTCCTTTGGTTATGGATCACAGCCACCACTGATCCAGAATTTTTCCCTGACCCTGTCTGCGGGAGAACGGGTATGCATTGTCGGTAAAAATGGAAAAGGAAAGACAACGCTTCTGCAACTGTTGGCTCAGATTGCTGAGCCTTCAGAAGGAAAAATAAGTCTGAACCCCGGGATTGAGACTGGTATTTACGAGCAGACCCACATCAGCAGGCTGCATCCGGAACGAAGCGTGGAAGAGGAAATTCAGGCGGCCCATGGTGATTGTGAGCGGCAGATGGCAAGGAACATCTGTGGTGCCATGATGTTTGAGGGGGATCAGGCCTTAAAGCCCATACGCATTCTTTCCGGTGGGGAAAAAAGCCGGGTTATGCTGGGCCGTCTGCTGATAAAGCCCCACAACCTTCTTTTTCTGGATGAGCCGACCAATCATCTGGATATGAACAGTTGTGATGCCCTGTTGGAAGCCATTGATGCCTTTGAGGGCACCGTTGTAATGGTTACCCATAATGAGATGTTTCTCCATGCCCTTGCAGATCGTCTGGTGGTCTTCAAAGAGAATGGTCCTGTGGTTTTTGATGGCGGCTATGGAGATTTTCTTCAGAATGAAGGCTGGGATGAGGAAAATGAAGAGCAGGGAAGCATGGGTAAATCATCTGTTGTTTCGTCAGCAGTCTCTGGTGCAGAAAAAAATACGCCCAGCAGAAAAGATTTGAGGAAAATGCGATCTGAAATTATTCAGCAGAAATCTCTTCTTCTAAAGCCTGTAGAAAAAAAGATGGCCCTTTTGGAAAAAGATATAGAAATATCCGAAGAAAAGTTACAGAATCTTACTCTTGAAATGCAGGACCTGGCCCTGACGGGTGATGGTTTAAAAATGGCAACAGTTGCAAAAGAAATAGGCCTTCTGCAGTCAAAGATTGATACCCTTTACCTGACCCTTGAGGAAGAAACTATTTCATATGAGACGATCAAGGCTGATTTTGATCTGAAGATCGCAAACCTTGACCTATGTACAGCTTAA
- a CDS encoding M48 family metallopeptidase, whose translation MFYQLFYTIAALILVTAWVPAAELRHSFTGWFNLLTVCLVFFILTTLWNRKSLRKYSHLSPSGIAEKWHRRIQAQNLLLLVFFAFFVHGLDLPFLLCPIFLADTLPFLRDFFALAFYFVLLWGLWHMASGSMASSKVIEESDRQSFVREQMGLSLPALLPWLVLSGLHDFFMLLPFSGFREIFSSSTGQTIYFLSIFIAIFLFAPVCIQRFWGCSPLPPGPVRHRIEKVLQETKTGFKDILIWPLFGGRMLTAGIMGPWARFRYILVTPALLRYLYPEELEAVIAHEAGHAHYRHLIFYVFILAGFLLVSWFFLDFLYQLIILGPGLMLLSFFSFLSPAALATALGIFITLTLFILYFRFLFGYFMRNFERQADAFAFRVQGTARHLIQTFHTLSNMTGQNPDKPNWHHFSISQRIGFLEKCEKNHNIAFQHDRQVKRSVLAYLFFLILLAAGGGYIKWAGWDDNIQKVLFIRALEMEIHNEKQDPLLLRHLGDLYQEKKAYTKALSAYHKALNTGNRDADLLNNLAWLYITAEDSGIADPVLGSYFAEKAVHEKPEAPYILDTLAEGYHRTGRREEAVYYGRKALYYQKRNMDETDYYEKQLEKFLRDKLE comes from the coding sequence ATGTTCTATCAACTGTTTTATACCATTGCGGCTCTGATTCTTGTTACAGCCTGGGTGCCAGCGGCAGAGCTCCGGCACAGCTTTACCGGCTGGTTTAACCTTCTGACCGTATGCCTGGTTTTTTTTATTCTGACAACGCTGTGGAACAGAAAATCCTTACGAAAATACAGCCATCTATCCCCTTCAGGCATTGCTGAAAAATGGCACAGACGAATACAGGCCCAAAACCTCCTGCTTCTTGTTTTTTTCGCCTTCTTTGTTCACGGACTTGACCTCCCTTTTCTGCTTTGCCCCATCTTTCTGGCAGACACCCTGCCCTTTCTCCGGGACTTTTTTGCCCTTGCCTTTTATTTTGTCCTTCTCTGGGGACTCTGGCATATGGCTTCAGGCAGCATGGCATCCAGCAAAGTCATTGAAGAAAGTGACCGGCAATCCTTTGTCCGGGAACAGATGGGACTAAGCCTCCCTGCCCTTCTGCCATGGCTTGTATTATCCGGACTCCACGATTTTTTCATGCTGCTGCCCTTTTCCGGTTTCAGGGAAATTTTTTCCAGCAGCACAGGGCAGACTATTTATTTTCTCAGCATCTTTATCGCCATTTTTTTATTTGCCCCTGTTTGCATCCAGAGATTCTGGGGCTGTTCTCCCCTGCCTCCCGGTCCTGTGCGCCACCGCATTGAAAAAGTACTTCAAGAAACAAAAACCGGCTTCAAGGATATCCTGATCTGGCCGCTTTTCGGGGGACGCATGCTGACCGCAGGCATTATGGGACCATGGGCGAGATTCCGCTATATTCTGGTAACCCCTGCCCTGCTGCGATACCTTTACCCGGAAGAACTTGAGGCCGTCATTGCCCATGAGGCAGGCCATGCCCATTACCGCCATCTGATTTTTTATGTTTTTATTCTTGCAGGTTTTCTTCTGGTTTCATGGTTTTTTCTGGATTTTCTCTATCAGCTTATTATCCTTGGTCCGGGGCTTATGCTCCTTTCCTTTTTTTCGTTTTTATCCCCTGCAGCACTGGCAACGGCCTTGGGTATTTTCATAACCCTCACACTTTTTATCCTCTATTTCCGTTTTCTTTTCGGATATTTCATGCGGAATTTTGAAAGACAGGCCGATGCCTTCGCCTTCAGGGTACAGGGGACCGCCCGACACCTTATTCAAACCTTTCACACCCTAAGCAATATGACAGGTCAGAATCCGGACAAACCCAACTGGCACCATTTCAGCATCAGCCAGAGAATAGGTTTTCTGGAAAAGTGTGAGAAAAATCATAACATTGCCTTTCAGCATGACAGGCAGGTCAAGCGATCTGTGCTGGCTTATCTGTTTTTTCTGATTCTGCTGGCAGCAGGTGGGGGATATATAAAATGGGCTGGCTGGGATGACAACATTCAAAAAGTCCTTTTTATCCGTGCCCTTGAGATGGAAATCCACAATGAAAAACAAGATCCCCTGCTTCTGCGCCATCTAGGAGACCTCTATCAGGAAAAAAAGGCTTATACCAAGGCCCTTTCCGCTTATCACAAGGCCCTGAATACAGGAAACAGGGATGCCGATCTTTTAAATAATCTTGCATGGCTTTACATCACCGCCGAAGACAGCGGTATTGCTGACCCAGTACTTGGAAGCTACTTTGCAGAAAAGGCCGTACACGAAAAACCGGAAGCGCCCTATATTCTCGATACCCTGGCAGAAGGATACCACAGAACAGGACGCAGGGAAGAAGCAGTTTACTATGGACGTAAAGCATTGTATTATCAGAAAAGAAATATGGATGAGACAGATTATTACGAAAAACAGCTGGAAAAATTCTTAAGGGATAAACTTGAATAG
- a CDS encoding epoxyqueuosine reductase QueH gives MKILLHTCCGPCTIYPLKTLREEGHSLMGFFYRHNIHPLTECLRREETMKEYALEMDMKVIFQEGYELEEFLQSMVFREKERCRICYHKRLTATALLAKRGKFDAFSTTLLYSRFQNHALIRDTGEAAGKSAGIPFFYRDFREGWQEGIETSKEKGMYRQSYCGCIYSEKDRYFRAGKKN, from the coding sequence ATGAAAATACTTCTGCACACCTGTTGCGGCCCCTGCACCATATATCCTTTAAAAACCCTCAGGGAAGAAGGCCACAGCCTCATGGGCTTTTTTTACCGCCACAACATTCACCCCCTGACGGAATGTCTCCGCAGGGAAGAAACCATGAAAGAATATGCCCTTGAAATGGATATGAAAGTCATCTTTCAGGAAGGATACGAACTGGAGGAATTCCTGCAATCCATGGTTTTCAGGGAAAAGGAACGCTGTCGTATATGTTACCATAAACGCCTTACAGCAACGGCACTTCTGGCAAAAAGAGGAAAATTTGATGCCTTTTCCACAACCCTTCTCTACAGCCGTTTTCAAAACCATGCCCTGATCCGTGATACGGGAGAAGCCGCAGGAAAAAGCGCCGGCATTCCCTTTTTTTACAGGGATTTCAGGGAAGGCTGGCAGGAAGGGATTGAAACTTCAAAGGAAAAGGGCATGTACCGCCAGAGCTATTGCGGATGTATTTACAGTGAAAAGGACAGGTATTTCAGGGCGGGCAAAAAAAATTAA
- a CDS encoding GspE/PulE family protein, with protein MEAIEKNHDVQNLKSEVEYRTRLQEITNKIYSAARIDEIFIDLKDEITSLFACERLTIYYVDGIKRELVSRFKSGEEIGEIRVPISPGSIAGYSVFNQKLVNVGNVYDDTELKKIDAALGFDKSWDKKSGFVTRQVLVVPIIYKSFLLGALQLINRKDGTVFDQRDEVYVTELAEVLGIALHNQKRLASSKRVTKFDYLLENHILTQKELNDAVALARNRKENIEKILLSDDFKIDKKHIGESLARFYKVSFQPYDDKLPIPSDLLHGLKVGFMRANFWVPVGTENEEPCIAIDNPHDLQRLSEIRALFPNKSPVFNFCFKEDISRFIDRFTQADHQQGMSMDEILSQLQDAEEEEEEAQSALSEESSAVVQLVNKMVLDAFARGASDIHIEPYPGKQNTHIRVRVDGACALYQTIPYSYRNAIVSRIKIMADLDIAERRKPQDGKIKFSKYGGKDIELRVATVPTQGGLEDVVMRILAAGEPIPLDKMGFSQHNYDNFIKTIQQPYGIIFVCGPTGSGKTTTLHSALGYINKPDRKIWTAEDPVEITQKGLRQVQVMPKIGFDFAAAMRSFLRADPDVIMVGEMRDKETTQIGIEASLTGHLVFSTLHTNSAPESVTRLLDMGMDPFNFADAILCILAQRLVRTLCKNCKESYHPTREEYEEIVREYGEEGQFEEHNGISYSEALEFRRPKGCDRCNQTGYAGRMGLHELLVGTDTVKRLIQRKAPMEEIRDLSIDEGMRTLKQDGIIKVFGGHTDLLQVRKVCIK; from the coding sequence ATGGAAGCAATTGAAAAGAATCATGATGTGCAGAATTTGAAGTCTGAGGTTGAGTATCGTACCCGTCTTCAGGAAATTACCAATAAAATATATTCTGCCGCACGTATAGATGAAATTTTTATTGATCTTAAAGATGAGATTACATCTCTTTTTGCCTGTGAACGTCTGACAATTTACTATGTGGATGGTATAAAAAGGGAGCTGGTTTCCCGTTTTAAGAGTGGTGAGGAGATCGGTGAGATCCGGGTTCCTATTTCTCCCGGCAGCATAGCAGGATATTCCGTTTTTAATCAAAAACTAGTGAATGTTGGTAATGTTTATGATGACACGGAGCTGAAGAAAATTGATGCTGCCCTTGGCTTTGATAAAAGCTGGGATAAAAAATCCGGTTTTGTTACCCGTCAGGTTCTGGTGGTTCCCATCATTTATAAAAGTTTTCTTCTGGGTGCCTTGCAGCTCATAAACCGTAAAGACGGGACTGTTTTTGATCAAAGGGATGAAGTTTATGTGACGGAGCTGGCCGAGGTGCTGGGTATTGCTCTTCACAATCAGAAACGTCTTGCCAGCAGCAAACGGGTTACCAAGTTTGATTATCTTCTGGAAAACCATATTTTAACCCAGAAGGAGCTAAATGATGCGGTGGCCCTTGCAAGAAACCGCAAAGAAAATATAGAAAAAATTCTTCTGTCAGATGACTTCAAGATAGATAAGAAACATATAGGGGAATCCCTTGCCCGTTTCTATAAGGTTTCCTTTCAGCCCTACGATGATAAATTACCCATTCCTTCAGATTTGCTCCATGGACTGAAGGTGGGCTTTATGCGGGCAAATTTCTGGGTACCAGTGGGTACTGAGAATGAAGAACCCTGCATAGCCATTGATAATCCCCATGATTTGCAGCGGCTTTCTGAAATTCGTGCTCTTTTTCCCAATAAATCTCCTGTTTTCAATTTTTGTTTTAAAGAGGATATTAGCCGTTTCATTGATCGTTTCACCCAGGCTGATCATCAGCAGGGCATGTCCATGGATGAAATCCTTTCCCAGCTTCAGGATGCGGAGGAAGAGGAGGAGGAAGCCCAGTCCGCTCTTTCCGAGGAAAGCAGTGCAGTGGTACAGCTTGTGAACAAAATGGTTCTGGATGCTTTTGCAAGGGGTGCTTCGGACATTCATATAGAACCCTATCCCGGAAAACAGAATACCCATATCCGGGTGAGGGTGGACGGAGCCTGTGCCCTTTATCAGACAATTCCCTACAGTTACAGAAATGCCATTGTTTCCCGTATAAAAATTATGGCGGATCTGGATATTGCAGAACGCAGAAAGCCCCAGGACGGTAAGATAAAATTCAGTAAATATGGGGGGAAGGATATAGAACTACGTGTGGCAACGGTACCGACCCAGGGAGGGTTGGAAGATGTGGTTATGCGTATTCTGGCTGCTGGTGAACCCATTCCGCTGGATAAAATGGGTTTTTCCCAACATAATTATGATAATTTTATTAAGACCATACAGCAGCCCTATGGAATTATTTTTGTCTGCGGGCCTACGGGCTCCGGTAAAACCACTACCCTGCATTCTGCCCTTGGTTATATAAATAAGCCTGATCGAAAAATCTGGACGGCTGAAGATCCTGTGGAAATTACCCAGAAGGGTCTCAGGCAGGTGCAGGTCATGCCCAAGATCGGTTTTGACTTTGCCGCAGCCATGCGGTCTTTTCTCCGTGCCGACCCGGACGTTATTATGGTTGGGGAAATGCGTGACAAGGAAACCACACAGATCGGTATTGAGGCCTCGCTCACAGGTCATCTTGTCTTTTCCACCCTGCATACCAACAGTGCTCCGGAGAGCGTGACCCGTCTTCTGGATATGGGCATGGACCCCTTCAACTTTGCAGATGCCATCCTATGTATTCTGGCCCAGCGCCTTGTGCGGACACTTTGTAAAAACTGCAAGGAATCCTATCACCCCACAAGGGAGGAGTATGAAGAGATTGTCAGGGAGTATGGTGAAGAAGGGCAGTTTGAAGAACATAATGGTATTTCTTATTCAGAAGCCCTTGAGTTCCGCAGGCCCAAAGGATGTGACCGCTGCAACCAGACTGGATATGCGGGTCGTATGGGGCTGCATGAGCTTCTGGTGGGTACGGATACGGTCAAGCGTCTGATTCAGCGCAAGGCACCCATGGAGGAAATCCGGGATCTTTCCATTGACGAAGGCATGAGAACCCTGAAGCAGGATGGGATTATCAAGGTCTTTGGCGGGCATACGGATCTGCTTCAGGTTCGCAAGGTATGCATCAAATAA